The following coding sequences lie in one Nocardia sp. NBC_01503 genomic window:
- a CDS encoding RNA polymerase sigma factor, translating into MSNPELLDPLEPHDIPGASQARRSFENESREADLARRRYDWFDTFYATHNPLIVRLSWFWHGAFRFLNPQDVAQQAWTKLLTAPTLDPERHEVSTFVAVVVRHVAYDLARQYRNQQQRDQPLDRQDEQIMSTITVDAGTGEEIDLLDPVRRICARAGLSDKHGEVLLLVHGLDLSNAQVAEQLGTSENNVRQMKSRAERAIRQATGLTPQELRAVKLFRRHFPQPGRQGPLETIATEMKISVSQCRCLLGDARSKITAFLTHGDEN; encoded by the coding sequence ATGTCAAACCCGGAACTGTTGGATCCCCTCGAACCTCACGACATACCCGGCGCGTCGCAGGCGCGTCGCTCCTTCGAGAACGAATCCCGTGAAGCCGACCTCGCCCGCCGACGATACGACTGGTTCGACACCTTCTACGCCACGCACAATCCGTTGATCGTCAGGCTGTCGTGGTTCTGGCATGGCGCATTCAGGTTCCTCAATCCGCAGGACGTGGCACAGCAAGCGTGGACCAAACTGCTCACCGCGCCGACCCTGGATCCGGAGCGGCACGAAGTATCGACCTTTGTCGCTGTCGTGGTGCGGCACGTCGCGTACGACCTGGCCCGCCAATATCGCAATCAGCAGCAGCGGGACCAGCCCTTGGATAGGCAAGACGAGCAGATCATGAGCACGATCACCGTCGACGCCGGAACCGGGGAGGAGATCGACCTTCTCGATCCGGTGCGCCGGATCTGCGCTCGGGCCGGTCTGTCCGACAAACACGGCGAGGTACTGCTACTGGTGCATGGCCTGGACCTGTCCAACGCTCAGGTTGCCGAACAGCTCGGCACCAGTGAGAACAATGTCCGCCAGATGAAGTCGCGGGCCGAACGAGCCATCCGGCAGGCGACGGGGCTGACGCCCCAGGAGCTTCGCGCGGTCAAGCTGTTCCGCCGCCACTTTCCCCAACCGGGGCGCCAAGGACCCCTCGAGACGATCGCAACCGAGATGAAAATCTCGGTGTCCCAGTGCCGATGCCTCCTCGGCGACGCCCGATCCAAGATCACCGCCTTCCTCACGCACGGCGACGAAAATTAA
- a CDS encoding RNA polymerase sigma factor yields MTIRVTSEERFGFEGEFEQLFRRHSAAVHRYACKALRGQTHQAEEIVQEVFIAVWKQYARDFSGKPDQQALQLIMKIAARRVIDIHRQRATQPTQPSADLDDSILAVGTDPSRGNPAERVLSQDAVKRFWFGLTRELTDAEYQVALMAWELELAVKEVADILAISVSTVWSHKSRARIKIEKIMQHNRNRIE; encoded by the coding sequence ATGACTATCCGAGTGACGTCCGAGGAGCGATTCGGCTTCGAGGGCGAGTTCGAGCAGCTGTTCCGACGGCACTCGGCCGCGGTGCATCGATACGCCTGTAAGGCACTGCGCGGGCAGACCCATCAGGCCGAGGAGATCGTCCAAGAGGTCTTCATCGCGGTCTGGAAGCAGTACGCCCGCGATTTCTCCGGAAAGCCGGATCAGCAAGCGCTGCAACTGATCATGAAGATCGCCGCGCGGCGGGTGATCGACATCCACCGTCAGCGCGCGACCCAACCGACCCAGCCCAGCGCGGACTTGGACGACTCCATCCTGGCGGTCGGCACCGATCCTTCCCGCGGGAACCCGGCCGAGCGGGTCCTGAGCCAAGACGCCGTCAAACGCTTCTGGTTCGGTCTGACCCGCGAGCTGACCGACGCCGAATATCAGGTGGCGCTGATGGCGTGGGAGCTGGAGCTAGCAGTGAAGGAGGTCGCCGACATTCTTGCCATATCCGTGTCCACGGTGTGGTCGCATAAGAGTCGAGCACGAATCAAAATTGAGAAGATCATGCAGCACAACAGGAATCGGATCGAGTGA
- a CDS encoding CHAT domain-containing protein, giving the protein MLVQTAAQSRDLPAMVLASCGLAAAGDPVHAAIGLAGIGRQARITGLRTAAELIYLALLAITDRADPDTAAPVLSGPTGTGEGAVVIARAWHVLTDSETLAQHLEEQSRNTAIAGPADGPIAAGLCAAAACARTASRSYPTDFQWARGRALYGIGFALTVHGSDRFESYLRYAADHHVAASVRASLTERWTQGLIMSGRWSESLAHLQASHAELVTQGAGAAAESVILRGIARAWRVAGDPEQALTISDQAVALATSPGLSAATVAGIWLNRSAVLMELDQNNDAYHAAAQAFEQYSKNRLTSVGRLEAEAYMLPADPDRARATRLARALVERDTIELLPRPTRSDALARAAEVLMASDPVLALDAFQRAIGTATPTHRIAVTAPLRAARALFTLADRTGITDADPVTYARMAVVAADSQHNRLLGAQAKLLCARCLAADPATQREALTLGYAALKELGQTLAGLTADSGRHVLTSVRPDLVALFDLAVAQRDGELALRVAEAGRSIRLMAMLRMNLDDLPADIRQSFAQIAVAERAAQGDTGFGGADLDEDGDRAARTCAVRSRDHASQDLEHSYGRVFRAMSTAPPADPSTVRHRFPTAHILTLHELDGTVRWTWWPPHTKAPWCGRHALRARTEGLIAAYADGTARTWPGDLTGPLSVLLPQELQQFLLQSGTDHPIDLLVAIFGRLWHVPLLSVPIGAHGRPLVAHARVSVIPSLTMAVHVAEHAATISSLTELSSHVAVTGYCHPKMDGARTERRLLEGTWPAFVPLDRVDQLGTAADLTVAATHADALPGLRQALHDHTGGTLSAARCLPRSFSPIVVLGACYGFGTVDAQSSDDEPIGLLTVIGARGAVWVVGGHQRLRDLPIGWILGRTYAAMASGLTLHDALRTAQLEYLTAAEGSESSDPELRAVLDTVRRECGPSAAAAPWCWALTIVGPPPKRSWQTPGRAEFS; this is encoded by the coding sequence ATGCTGGTCCAGACGGCGGCCCAATCGCGTGACTTGCCGGCAATGGTGCTCGCCAGCTGTGGATTGGCTGCCGCCGGTGATCCGGTGCACGCCGCCATCGGTCTGGCCGGCATCGGCCGGCAGGCCCGGATTACGGGATTGCGTACGGCCGCGGAGTTGATCTATCTGGCACTGCTGGCGATCACTGACCGTGCCGACCCCGACACAGCAGCACCTGTCCTATCGGGTCCCACTGGCACCGGTGAGGGCGCAGTGGTCATAGCGCGCGCCTGGCATGTGTTGACGGACAGCGAAACGCTCGCACAGCACCTCGAGGAACAGTCGCGGAACACCGCAATCGCGGGTCCCGCGGACGGTCCGATCGCGGCCGGGCTGTGCGCGGCGGCGGCATGCGCGCGGACGGCAAGCCGCAGCTACCCCACCGATTTTCAGTGGGCCCGCGGCCGTGCGCTGTACGGGATCGGATTCGCGCTCACCGTGCACGGCAGCGACCGCTTCGAGTCGTACCTGCGCTATGCAGCTGACCACCACGTCGCGGCGAGTGTCCGCGCGTCGCTGACCGAGCGCTGGACGCAGGGATTGATCATGAGTGGCCGCTGGTCGGAATCCTTGGCGCACCTGCAGGCAAGCCACGCCGAACTCGTCACCCAGGGCGCGGGCGCTGCGGCCGAGTCGGTGATTCTGCGGGGAATCGCCCGTGCCTGGCGCGTTGCTGGCGATCCCGAACAGGCACTGACGATCTCGGATCAGGCGGTGGCACTGGCCACGTCCCCGGGACTTTCGGCCGCCACCGTGGCCGGAATCTGGCTCAACCGCTCAGCGGTGTTGATGGAGCTGGATCAGAACAATGATGCCTACCATGCCGCGGCGCAGGCGTTCGAGCAGTACAGCAAGAATCGGCTCACCTCCGTCGGTCGGCTCGAAGCCGAGGCATACATGCTGCCTGCGGATCCGGATCGCGCTCGTGCAACGCGGCTGGCTCGCGCGCTCGTGGAACGGGACACGATCGAACTCCTGCCCAGACCGACTCGATCAGACGCCCTGGCCAGAGCCGCTGAGGTGCTCATGGCCAGCGATCCGGTGCTGGCGCTGGACGCGTTCCAGCGCGCTATCGGCACCGCCACCCCCACCCACCGCATCGCCGTCACCGCACCGCTGCGTGCAGCCAGGGCACTGTTCACACTGGCTGACCGCACCGGTATCACAGATGCGGACCCCGTCACCTATGCCCGGATGGCGGTCGTCGCCGCCGACTCCCAGCACAATCGGCTCCTAGGCGCGCAGGCCAAACTGCTCTGCGCACGCTGCCTGGCCGCCGATCCGGCTACCCAGCGCGAAGCGCTCACTCTCGGGTATGCCGCGCTCAAGGAGCTCGGTCAGACCTTGGCCGGGCTCACCGCCGACAGCGGCAGGCACGTGCTCACCAGTGTTCGGCCGGACCTGGTCGCCCTCTTCGATCTCGCAGTGGCCCAGCGCGACGGGGAGCTGGCGTTACGGGTCGCCGAGGCGGGGCGCTCGATCCGCCTGATGGCGATGCTGCGTATGAACCTCGATGATCTGCCCGCCGATATCCGCCAATCCTTCGCACAGATCGCCGTCGCTGAGCGCGCCGCCCAAGGCGACACTGGTTTCGGTGGCGCCGATCTCGATGAGGACGGTGACCGTGCAGCGCGAACCTGTGCGGTGCGGTCTCGCGACCACGCCTCGCAGGACCTCGAGCACTCGTACGGGCGAGTGTTTCGTGCGATGAGCACCGCGCCGCCGGCGGATCCTTCGACCGTCCGCCACCGTTTTCCCACTGCGCACATCCTGACCTTGCACGAGCTCGACGGCACCGTCCGCTGGACGTGGTGGCCGCCACATACGAAAGCCCCGTGGTGTGGGCGGCACGCCCTGCGTGCGCGTACCGAAGGACTCATCGCCGCCTACGCCGATGGCACAGCACGGACATGGCCGGGAGATCTCACCGGTCCGCTTTCGGTGCTCCTGCCCCAGGAGCTACAGCAGTTTCTGCTCCAGTCAGGTACCGATCATCCGATCGATCTGCTGGTCGCGATCTTCGGCAGGCTGTGGCATGTGCCATTGCTATCCGTGCCCATCGGCGCACACGGGCGCCCGCTGGTCGCTCACGCGCGCGTGTCGGTCATCCCCTCCCTGACCATGGCCGTTCATGTCGCCGAGCATGCGGCGACCATCTCCTCGCTGACCGAGCTGAGCTCGCACGTTGCCGTCACCGGGTACTGCCATCCCAAGATGGATGGCGCGCGCACCGAACGCCGCCTCCTAGAAGGCACGTGGCCTGCGTTCGTGCCGTTGGACAGGGTGGATCAGCTCGGTACCGCTGCCGACCTCACCGTGGCCGCCACGCACGCCGACGCCCTGCCGGGGCTGCGGCAGGCACTGCACGATCACACCGGCGGAACACTCAGTGCTGCACGATGCCTGCCACGCTCGTTCTCACCGATCGTCGTGCTCGGTGCCTGCTACGGCTTCGGGACCGTTGATGCGCAGTCCAGCGACGACGAACCGATCGGCCTGCTCACGGTCATCGGCGCGCGCGGTGCGGTGTGGGTGGTGGGTGGGCACCAGCGACTACGCGATCTTCCTATCGGATGGATCCTCGGCCGCACCTATGCCGCCATGGCCAGCGGACTCACCTTGCACGACGCACTGCGTACCGCCCAGCTCGAATACCTCACTGCCGCGGAGGGATCCGAGTCCAGTGACCCCGAGCTCCGGGCGGTGCTGGACACCGTACGCCGCGAATGCGGCCCCAGTGCCGCGGCCGCACCCTGGTGCTGGGCGCTGACCATTGTCGGACCGCCGCCCAAACGCAGCTGGCAGACACCCGGCCGCGCTGAGTTCAGCTAG
- a CDS encoding type II toxin-antitoxin system ParD family antitoxin, protein MCETSDDDQRLHVLREALDVGERSGAATPFDIDALIAHKRARAIESRANDC, encoded by the coding sequence GTGTGTGAGACCAGCGACGATGATCAGCGACTGCATGTTTTGCGCGAGGCACTCGATGTCGGCGAGCGCAGTGGCGCTGCCACACCGTTCGATATCGATGCCCTGATCGCGCATAAGCGTGCCCGTGCCATCGAATCCCGAGCGAACGACTGCTGA
- a CDS encoding ParA family protein, with product MAKKRAEIRVLLNQKGGVGKSTTSMNLAATTADTLTGGNVDAESETALVSIDPQGSVLWWGNQVPNLPFHLVQSDYDRIDLLRALPNSPTIKHFFVDTPGWIGHTGTDNDPVAGLPFAEALHAILDVATQVIVPIEPEPLGFDPTARTIERLLKPRGLDYRVVINNWDPRDGKSDLEQTQDYVRANGWPLAKTVIRHYKLNSRAPADGQVVTTYPKNRTGVECRLDYSKLALELNIGGGH from the coding sequence ATGGCCAAGAAACGGGCCGAAATTCGTGTTCTGCTGAACCAAAAAGGCGGGGTAGGGAAGTCCACCACCTCGATGAACCTCGCCGCCACCACGGCCGACACCCTCACCGGAGGCAACGTGGATGCGGAATCGGAAACGGCGCTGGTGAGCATCGACCCGCAGGGGTCGGTGTTGTGGTGGGGTAACCAGGTCCCCAATCTGCCCTTCCACCTGGTGCAAAGCGACTACGACCGCATCGACCTGTTGCGTGCGCTGCCGAATTCGCCGACCATCAAACACTTCTTCGTCGACACCCCCGGCTGGATCGGCCACACCGGCACCGATAATGACCCGGTCGCCGGATTGCCATTCGCCGAGGCGCTGCACGCCATCCTCGACGTGGCCACCCAGGTGATCGTCCCCATCGAACCCGAGCCGCTCGGCTTCGATCCCACCGCGCGGACCATCGAGCGACTGCTCAAGCCGCGCGGCCTGGACTATCGGGTGGTCATCAACAACTGGGATCCACGCGATGGGAAGTCCGATCTCGAGCAAACCCAGGATTACGTGCGCGCCAACGGGTGGCCGCTGGCGAAAACCGTTATCCGCCATTACAAACTGAATTCTCGGGCACCTGCGGACGGGCAGGTTGTCACCACCTATCCGAAGAACCGCACCGGGGTCGAGTGCCGACTGGACTACTCGAAGCTCGCGCTGGAGTTGAATATCGGGGGCGGGCACTGA
- a CDS encoding helix-turn-helix domain-containing protein, which translates to MAKKPLGLPRVPPGPQHAFFKGLQDLVTSADDLPLKELGKIVNRSPQVMHRALLGPAIPSLELVKELVKALSELIGANPEEMEIRFRLLRSEALIDQRDRREVPGTSAPHDAAPPGGSGAPPAKNLSADPKTAEGDKHQNTQKETPKSAQADDQRRTFTALLVRLKDASGKTRDQLATDTGVTPSAVEKWLYGERMPTPKSLKKFIHALGAGEADSADLWRLHQDIQVQDD; encoded by the coding sequence ATGGCCAAGAAGCCGTTGGGGCTACCACGAGTTCCGCCGGGTCCTCAACACGCGTTCTTCAAAGGCCTCCAAGACCTTGTGACGAGTGCCGATGATCTACCGCTCAAAGAACTCGGCAAGATCGTAAATAGGTCACCGCAGGTCATGCACCGAGCCTTGCTCGGCCCGGCGATACCGAGTTTGGAACTGGTAAAGGAGCTCGTGAAGGCGTTGTCCGAGCTGATCGGTGCCAATCCGGAGGAGATGGAGATTCGGTTCCGTCTCCTCCGGAGTGAAGCCCTCATCGACCAACGGGACAGGCGTGAAGTACCCGGAACTAGCGCCCCGCACGATGCCGCTCCTCCAGGGGGCAGCGGAGCACCACCCGCGAAGAACCTCAGCGCTGACCCAAAGACCGCGGAAGGTGACAAACACCAGAACACTCAGAAGGAAACCCCGAAGTCCGCCCAGGCAGATGATCAGCGGCGGACCTTTACCGCTCTGCTCGTGCGCCTCAAGGATGCTTCCGGAAAGACCCGGGACCAACTGGCTACAGATACCGGGGTGACTCCTTCCGCGGTGGAGAAGTGGCTGTACGGCGAGCGCATGCCCACACCGAAATCGCTCAAGAAGTTCATACACGCTCTCGGAGCGGGCGAAGCAGACAGTGCCGATCTATGGAGACTTCACCAGGACATTCAGGTACAGGACGACTGA
- a CDS encoding ParB/RepB/Spo0J family partition protein, whose amino-acid sequence MATKTKMNLADLVGATGANSVVDGENVVEESAATTLAIPVAKIARNPYNPRKFNPDVSDLASIVNKQLQPGRGITRGAFLKLYPEDADRIGDAEHIAVIGNRRHLACEEFGRETMDLIIDDTMAESRGSLRAWALLENIDRRDLDVIDEALALREQVKDCGGQEAAAKSLGKKQPWISQRLSLLKLPEQIQESVRRGEFALREARSLSKVPRAEQVARWKEALAKQEQDGKNNAKPKPPRREFGVAEIAKAFKKWDAKPDVLATALVTGLEPGEIRDLMDSLQQQLAAAEA is encoded by the coding sequence ATGGCCACCAAGACGAAGATGAACCTGGCTGATCTGGTGGGCGCGACCGGCGCGAACTCGGTCGTGGACGGCGAGAACGTCGTCGAGGAATCGGCCGCTACGACGCTCGCGATCCCGGTCGCGAAGATCGCGCGGAACCCGTACAACCCGCGCAAGTTCAATCCCGATGTGTCGGACCTGGCGTCCATCGTGAACAAGCAGCTCCAGCCCGGGCGGGGGATCACCCGGGGCGCGTTCCTGAAGCTGTACCCCGAGGACGCGGATCGGATCGGGGACGCCGAGCACATCGCGGTCATCGGCAACCGCCGCCATCTCGCGTGCGAGGAGTTCGGCCGCGAGACCATGGATCTGATCATCGACGACACCATGGCCGAATCCCGGGGGAGCCTGCGCGCGTGGGCGCTGCTGGAGAACATCGACCGTCGGGACCTGGACGTCATCGACGAAGCGCTGGCGCTGCGTGAGCAGGTCAAAGATTGCGGGGGACAGGAAGCGGCCGCGAAGTCGCTGGGCAAGAAACAGCCCTGGATCTCCCAACGGCTCTCGCTGCTGAAGCTTCCCGAGCAGATCCAGGAGAGTGTGCGCCGCGGGGAGTTCGCGCTCCGCGAGGCCCGCAGTCTCTCGAAAGTGCCACGCGCGGAACAGGTTGCGCGCTGGAAGGAAGCCCTGGCCAAGCAAGAACAGGACGGCAAGAACAACGCCAAGCCGAAGCCGCCCAGGCGCGAGTTCGGAGTAGCCGAGATCGCCAAGGCATTCAAGAAGTGGGACGCCAAACCCGACGTGCTGGCCACCGCGCTGGTGACCGGGCTCGAGCCGGGCGAGATCCGCGACCTGATGGACAGCTTGCAGCAGCAGCTGGCCGCCGCCGAGGCGTAG
- a CDS encoding helix-turn-helix domain-containing protein yields MQRGKFADRLNKLFETTRIPGRGPYTTKEVVNALTAAGHPISGSYLSSLRTGRRTNPSDETVTALAKFFQVKHDYFLNDIYAAKIDHDLELLTQLQGYGLRRLSSRAFDLSEESRKLLESMQEKLHAGEHMPEIPEFDDLASPLLTASDDTPADDEG; encoded by the coding sequence GTGCAGCGTGGAAAGTTCGCAGACCGGCTGAACAAGCTGTTCGAGACCACCCGCATCCCAGGGCGAGGACCCTACACCACCAAGGAGGTCGTGAACGCCTTGACCGCCGCAGGTCACCCGATCAGCGGGAGTTACCTGAGCAGCCTGCGCACAGGCCGACGAACCAACCCATCCGATGAGACAGTTACCGCGCTGGCGAAGTTCTTCCAGGTCAAGCACGACTACTTCCTCAACGACATCTACGCCGCCAAAATCGACCATGACCTTGAACTGCTTACGCAGCTTCAGGGCTACGGTCTCCGCAGGTTGTCCTCACGAGCCTTCGATCTGTCGGAGGAGTCGCGGAAACTGCTGGAATCGATGCAGGAAAAACTTCACGCCGGCGAGCACATGCCGGAGATTCCAGAGTTCGACGACCTCGCGTCGCCTCTGCTGACCGCATCGGATGACACCCCTGCCGATGATGAGGGCTGA
- a CDS encoding ECF-type sigma factor encodes MIRRRPQPHDSVADSVADKLAGLDLDELVDLLAAASPQIERVVRGLILTGKPVAEVAAEWGEPVADVERDYEYAIAYLRRPITGFIVRECILNDRLASARYCRGCARQLPTPPPGTRGHRREYCNDRCKNAAHYSRTRAGAPSPNQ; translated from the coding sequence ATGATTCGCCGCCGACCACAACCCCACGACAGCGTGGCCGACAGTGTGGCCGACAAGCTGGCCGGGCTCGATCTAGATGAACTCGTCGACCTGCTAGCTGCGGCGAGCCCGCAGATCGAGCGAGTGGTCCGCGGGCTCATCCTGACCGGCAAGCCAGTAGCCGAGGTCGCCGCCGAGTGGGGTGAGCCGGTGGCCGATGTCGAGCGCGACTACGAGTACGCGATTGCCTACCTCCGGCGGCCCATCACCGGTTTCATCGTGAGAGAGTGCATCCTGAACGACCGATTGGCGAGTGCCCGCTACTGCCGGGGGTGCGCCCGGCAACTGCCCACACCTCCACCCGGAACGCGGGGGCACCGACGCGAATACTGCAACGATCGGTGCAAGAACGCGGCCCACTACAGCCGTACCCGCGCTGGGGCACCGAGCCCGAATCAGTAA
- a CDS encoding helix-turn-helix domain-containing transcriptional regulator — MSEQSVFWDDLAEDLKDPDFLREFVLESVRIKTVDSILNMLDQAREQSQLSKAALARAASIEPAAVRRLLSARGNPTLHTVSELAAALGLRLTLEPLDGRGGEILSDALVSGIVSDLPGLGDAVEQFDRAS, encoded by the coding sequence ATGAGTGAGCAGAGCGTTTTCTGGGACGATCTGGCCGAGGACCTGAAGGACCCGGACTTCTTGCGTGAGTTCGTCTTGGAGTCTGTGCGTATCAAGACCGTCGACTCGATTCTCAACATGCTCGATCAGGCACGCGAACAGTCCCAACTGTCGAAAGCGGCCCTGGCCCGGGCCGCGTCGATCGAGCCCGCCGCGGTGCGCCGACTGCTCAGCGCTCGCGGCAACCCGACTTTGCACACCGTGTCGGAGCTGGCCGCTGCGCTGGGATTGCGTCTGACACTGGAGCCGTTGGACGGCCGTGGTGGCGAGATTCTCTCCGATGCGCTCGTGTCCGGCATCGTGAGTGACCTTCCTGGGCTCGGGGACGCCGTCGAGCAGTTCGACCGGGCTAGTTAG
- a CDS encoding RNA polymerase sigma factor, whose translation MSDWDSELLFRQYAVRVFRLAFKAFRGDAESANDVVQDVFLAVCRQLKRDFHHRSAEQVEKLIMTIAKRRVVDHLRKIGRSREYSAGMAEDLDRQMNHAGHAGDGGTENLSDEVMASFWHALTRELTPTEHRVATMTWLLEMTPDEIAKALKTSRRAVYTHRSRARGKMEQALNRGGNRTEADAEPATSGMEVATHSGGGATE comes from the coding sequence GTGAGCGACTGGGACTCCGAGTTGTTGTTTCGCCAGTACGCGGTGCGCGTATTCCGGTTGGCGTTCAAAGCGTTTCGCGGTGATGCCGAGTCAGCGAACGATGTCGTCCAGGATGTTTTTCTGGCGGTATGTCGGCAATTGAAAAGGGACTTCCACCACCGTTCGGCGGAGCAGGTCGAGAAGCTGATCATGACGATCGCGAAGCGCCGCGTGGTCGACCATCTGCGGAAAATCGGGCGTTCCCGGGAGTACTCGGCCGGCATGGCGGAGGACCTCGACCGGCAGATGAATCACGCCGGTCACGCTGGTGACGGCGGCACCGAGAACCTGAGCGATGAAGTCATGGCATCGTTCTGGCATGCGCTGACTCGTGAGTTGACTCCCACCGAGCATCGAGTGGCGACGATGACGTGGCTGCTGGAAATGACACCCGACGAAATAGCCAAAGCTCTCAAAACCTCACGGCGAGCTGTGTACACCCACCGCAGCCGGGCACGCGGGAAGATGGAGCAGGCTTTGAATCGCGGTGGAAATCGGACCGAGGCCGATGCCGAACCTGCGACCAGCGGCATGGAAGTAGCGACGCACAGTGGAGGAGGTGCAACCGAATGA
- a CDS encoding VRR-NUC domain-containing protein: MTRFSAPPTVISEADFQRRVMDTAQRCGWIIVHTRPARTARGWVTPYEGDQGLPDLILARRGRVLLVELKSDKGRATAAQLRWLQEAGPNGRLWRPRHQGCASG, from the coding sequence GTGACCCGATTCAGCGCCCCGCCCACCGTGATCTCGGAAGCGGACTTCCAGCGCCGCGTGATGGACACCGCGCAGCGCTGCGGCTGGATAATCGTGCACACCCGCCCAGCACGCACCGCGCGCGGCTGGGTGACCCCGTACGAGGGAGACCAGGGACTCCCGGACCTGATCCTGGCGCGACGCGGGCGGGTCCTGCTGGTCGAACTGAAATCCGACAAGGGCCGCGCCACCGCGGCTCAACTGCGCTGGCTCCAGGAAGCCGGACCCAACGGCCGACTGTGGCGGCCGCGGCATCAAGGGTGCGCGAGTGGTTAG
- a CDS encoding replication protein RepA — protein MARPKRDELALIQAADLLQQSDDQELAFTTPFLAQACLPYRNPGDIPVWKRRNGGVVLTIRPGYVEDPKTGESRSLGYPSGVIPRQLMFWLITEARRTKSPELILGDGVVEFFRQLKPGGATSGGDTGSLTRLRTQTEKLLHAAISVRSERPGPDGEPAVLIKNLSVAHQVMLWGSEKAGTDRAVVQLSTDFYNEILERAVPLDMRALQLFGDDAWCMDLYIFLTYRFATLNRTITIPLEDLSAQFGAARKLDTKEARYKYRKAFDKKLARVLSVYRDANVESTPAGLVLSPSKTHVRFKGLRTMELGTTNQLTLDASA, from the coding sequence ATGGCGCGACCAAAACGTGACGAGCTGGCGCTGATCCAAGCCGCGGACTTGTTGCAGCAATCCGATGACCAGGAGCTGGCGTTCACGACACCGTTCCTGGCGCAGGCGTGCCTGCCGTATCGGAACCCGGGGGATATCCCGGTGTGGAAGCGCCGCAATGGCGGGGTGGTGCTCACCATCCGGCCCGGCTATGTCGAAGACCCCAAGACCGGCGAATCGCGTTCGCTGGGCTACCCGAGCGGGGTCATCCCGCGCCAGCTCATGTTCTGGCTCATCACCGAGGCCCGGCGCACCAAGTCACCCGAACTGATCCTCGGGGACGGTGTGGTGGAGTTCTTCCGCCAGCTCAAACCAGGTGGCGCGACCTCCGGCGGGGACACCGGCAGTCTGACCCGACTACGCACCCAGACCGAGAAGCTCCTGCACGCGGCGATCAGCGTGCGCAGTGAGCGCCCGGGACCGGACGGGGAACCTGCGGTGCTCATCAAGAACCTGTCCGTGGCGCATCAGGTCATGTTGTGGGGCAGCGAGAAAGCCGGCACCGACCGCGCGGTGGTCCAGCTCTCGACCGACTTCTACAACGAGATCCTCGAGCGTGCCGTGCCACTGGACATGCGCGCACTGCAGCTGTTCGGCGACGACGCCTGGTGCATGGACCTGTACATCTTCCTGACCTATCGGTTCGCCACCCTGAACCGGACGATCACCATCCCCCTGGAAGACCTGAGCGCCCAGTTCGGCGCCGCACGCAAGCTCGACACGAAAGAAGCCCGGTACAAATACCGCAAGGCCTTCGACAAGAAGCTGGCGCGAGTGCTGTCGGTATACCGCGACGCCAACGTCGAATCGACCCCGGCCGGACTGGTCCTGAGCCCGAGCAAGACCCACGTGCGGTTCAAGGGATTGCGCACGATGGAACTCGGGACCACCAACCAGTTGACGCTGGACGCCAGCGCCTGA
- a CDS encoding RNA polymerase sigma factor, which produces MIPQDGLGTVSTHLDDEIADYFRAHYPRLVGFLRKASELTEETAHQAAQHAFLVLRKKWPDLRQPGQNPRAYLYKTAENWVRRNDRPEPLVFVDDLTTFDQAAGIAVEEEVMLSMRIDELLARLPERQRQVIFLHYFHRFTMNEIAEILGITPGTVKSTASDARGNLRGWLEQESR; this is translated from the coding sequence ATGATCCCCCAGGACGGGCTCGGGACCGTAAGCACTCATCTCGACGACGAGATCGCTGACTACTTCCGTGCCCACTACCCCCGCCTTGTCGGCTTCCTGCGTAAGGCCTCCGAGCTGACCGAGGAAACAGCCCACCAGGCCGCGCAACACGCCTTCCTGGTTCTGCGTAAAAAATGGCCTGACCTGCGCCAGCCTGGCCAGAACCCCCGCGCGTACCTGTACAAGACCGCGGAGAACTGGGTCCGCAGGAACGACCGGCCCGAACCCCTGGTATTCGTCGATGACCTCACCACGTTCGACCAAGCCGCCGGCATCGCAGTGGAGGAAGAAGTGATGTTGTCCATGCGAATCGATGAACTACTCGCCCGGCTCCCAGAACGACAACGGCAGGTGATCTTCCTGCACTATTTTCATCGGTTCACCATGAACGAGATCGCGGAGATCCTCGGAATCACGCCCGGGACCGTCAAATCCACCGCCTCCGACGCACGCGGGAATCTGCGCGGATGGCTCGAGCAAGAAAGCCGATGA